Proteins encoded in a region of the Panicum hallii strain FIL2 chromosome 3, PHallii_v3.1, whole genome shotgun sequence genome:
- the LOC112885413 gene encoding uncharacterized protein LOC112885413, translating into MARRHGRHPSLVRIALLLLAGLAAAVVVSTLRSAADPEDAEIRISVHYPTEEESQWLDRWAEKYRAKQPGSGFSVEPATDEESAYLNRIFSDGKKGGGARAGFDGRIEFDDNDRPRIVVDNNYSERRSSEPDSNADDLQNKESYSYAEHDAMEL; encoded by the exons ATGGCTCGGCGCCACGGCCGCCACCCGTCTCTCGTCCGCATCGCCCTCCTGCTCCTCGCCggtctcgccgccgccgtggtagTGTCGACCTTGCGTTCAGCGGCGGATCCAGAGGATGCGGAGATCCGGATCAGCGTGCACTACCCCACCGAGGAGGAGTCTCAGTGGCTGGACCGCTGGGCGGAGAAGTACCGCGCCAAACAGCCCGGCTCTGGCTTCTCCGTCGAGCCGGCCACCGACGAGGAGTCGGCGTACCTGAACCGCATCTTCTCCGACGGCAAGAAAGGCGGCGGCGCCCGTGCCGGCTTCGACGGCCGCATCGAGTTCGACGACAACGACCGTCC TAGAATCGTCGTTGACAACAACTACTCTGAGCGTCGCTCGTCTGAGCCGGATTCGAACGCTGATGATCTGCAGAACAAGGAGTCTTACTCTTACGCCGAG CATGACGCCATGGAGCTCTAG